In one window of Mercurialis annua linkage group LG4, ddMerAnnu1.2, whole genome shotgun sequence DNA:
- the LOC126678994 gene encoding uncharacterized protein LOC126678994, which translates to MKKVFSILLFLVLYSSTYLAEGKNLNQIPKGVAPNWPWHSLSWHHHRRLTVPIPMDGPPQPSPPGPGDKPSPSPILKCLKEVHIERGCYRQILDSFITHKLNLGPDCCKVVSEIDDDCVGTVFGRFNNYFFAKLLKKHCSDEGGH; encoded by the coding sequence ATGAAAAAAGTGTTCTCCATTTTGCTATTTTTAGTACTTTACTCATCAACATATCTAGCAGAAGGCAAAAACCTAAACCAAATTCCAAAAGGAGTTGCACCAAACTGGCCATGGCATTCATTATCTTGGCATCATCACCGGAGACTGACTGTGCCGATCCCAATGGACGGTCCACCTCAACCATCTCCGCCAGGCCCCGGCGACAAGCCGTCTCCATCTCCGATTTTGAAGTGCTTAAAAGAAGTTCATATTGAACGGGGATGTTACCGCCAGATTTTGGATTCTTTTATCACGCATAAACTGAATCTGGGACCGGATTGCTGCAAGGTTGTTTCAGAAATAGACGATGATTGTGTAGGAACTGTTTTTGGTAggtttaataattatttctttGCTAAGCTTTTGAAAAAACATTGTTCTGATGAAGGTGGTCATTAG